The following are encoded together in the Gordonia insulae genome:
- a CDS encoding acyl-CoA dehydrogenase family protein, whose amino-acid sequence MSEHSISAEELQDLRSTVRDILAERCDDSAVRAAVQTERGFDDSLWRLLASDIGVHALAMPKEFGGDGFGLTELGVVLAEMGAALMPGPFLSSVVVAGSALLASGDSAAQATHLPRIADGSTIATLAVVECDGLWRTEGFAVAGEADGSGWVITGQKALVPDGDADLILVAATTPAGPSLFAVEAGAAGFSQTPLRTLDITRPISRLSFDRTPAVLVGAQGDASRILAAVLDRSTAALAAEQVGAARTCLTMSVAYAKEREQFGRKIGSFQAVKHKLADMFARVALADAAATEALRAADGHDDAPLPAEAAAVAHSVCSDAFMFVAAETIQVHGGIGFTWEHPAHLYFRRAKADQLMFGGPSVYHERLLDQIGV is encoded by the coding sequence ATGAGCGAGCACAGCATCAGTGCCGAGGAACTCCAGGATCTGCGTTCAACGGTGCGCGACATCCTCGCCGAACGCTGTGACGACTCCGCGGTCCGGGCTGCGGTGCAGACCGAGCGGGGCTTCGATGATTCGCTCTGGCGGCTGTTGGCGAGCGACATCGGAGTACACGCGTTGGCGATGCCGAAAGAGTTCGGCGGAGACGGTTTCGGGCTGACCGAACTCGGCGTGGTCCTGGCGGAGATGGGCGCCGCACTGATGCCCGGTCCCTTCCTGTCATCTGTCGTCGTCGCCGGTAGCGCTCTACTGGCATCGGGTGACAGCGCGGCCCAGGCCACGCACCTACCGCGCATCGCGGACGGATCCACCATCGCCACTCTGGCCGTGGTCGAGTGCGACGGCTTATGGCGCACAGAGGGTTTCGCTGTAGCCGGTGAGGCGGACGGTTCGGGTTGGGTCATCACCGGCCAGAAGGCCTTGGTGCCCGATGGCGACGCCGACCTCATCCTGGTCGCCGCGACGACGCCGGCCGGGCCGTCGCTGTTCGCCGTCGAGGCAGGGGCAGCCGGATTCTCGCAGACACCGCTTCGAACTCTCGACATCACCCGGCCGATCTCGCGATTGTCCTTCGACCGAACACCCGCGGTCCTCGTCGGTGCACAGGGCGATGCATCGCGAATCCTGGCCGCAGTACTCGACCGGTCCACTGCTGCCCTCGCCGCTGAGCAGGTCGGCGCCGCCAGGACGTGTCTGACGATGAGTGTGGCCTACGCCAAGGAGCGTGAGCAGTTCGGCCGCAAGATCGGTTCGTTCCAAGCGGTGAAACACAAACTCGCGGACATGTTCGCGCGGGTCGCTCTTGCCGACGCCGCCGCGACCGAGGCGCTACGTGCGGCCGATGGTCACGACGACGCGCCGCTACCGGCCGAGGCAGCTGCCGTGGCGCATTCGGTGTGTTCGGACGCGTTCATGTTCGTGGCCGCGGAGACCATTCAAGTGCACGGCGGGATCGGATTCACCTGGGAGCACCCGGCACACCTCTACTTCCGGCGAGCCAAGGCTGACCAGTTGATGTTCGGGGGCCCGTCGGTTTATCACGAGCGACTACTCGATCAGATCGGTGTGTAA
- a CDS encoding acyl-CoA dehydrogenase family protein: protein MSVLDAETTATIRASLEQVFVGEPSAITDALGELGWSEVVEADPVTAQTLLFGAQGRALAASRLLDEVALAALDEGFTVDRTAVAYGDILLGAVEDVDTIVLLDVDRAAVATAADAGTHVRSSSGFDPGGSWQVLDRAEVPSVPLELDPDAVAAAVAAVRLALTAEIIGACETALEMCVRHTTAREQYGRPLATFQVVRHALAESHAAVELTRATLTGAQDADPALAPLAARVAKHRAGATHALVMRHAIQVHGAMGLTLESDVHRAVTRAAALDSLMGSHHHLARQLGHDLVSGAQPPLPIVEI, encoded by the coding sequence ATGAGTGTTCTCGACGCCGAGACCACGGCGACCATTCGCGCATCGTTGGAACAGGTCTTTGTCGGCGAACCCTCCGCCATCACCGACGCACTCGGCGAGCTGGGCTGGTCGGAGGTGGTCGAGGCCGACCCGGTAACCGCGCAGACACTGCTCTTCGGCGCACAGGGCCGGGCCCTGGCGGCCAGCAGGTTGCTCGATGAGGTCGCCCTCGCAGCCCTCGATGAGGGGTTCACCGTTGACAGAACCGCCGTGGCCTACGGTGACATCCTCCTCGGTGCCGTGGAAGACGTCGACACCATCGTGCTCCTCGACGTCGACCGCGCCGCTGTGGCGACCGCGGCCGACGCCGGCACGCACGTGCGGAGCTCGTCGGGATTCGACCCTGGTGGGAGCTGGCAGGTTCTCGATCGCGCCGAAGTCCCATCTGTACCCCTCGAACTCGACCCGGACGCTGTCGCAGCGGCTGTGGCCGCGGTGCGACTGGCGCTCACCGCAGAGATCATCGGCGCGTGTGAGACCGCGCTCGAGATGTGCGTCCGGCACACGACTGCGCGCGAACAGTACGGAAGGCCGCTCGCCACCTTCCAGGTCGTGCGACATGCACTCGCCGAATCGCATGCGGCAGTGGAACTCACCCGGGCCACTCTGACCGGGGCTCAAGACGCCGACCCCGCGCTCGCACCGCTGGCAGCGCGCGTCGCCAAACACCGGGCCGGCGCGACCCACGCACTCGTGATGCGGCACGCCATCCAAGTGCACGGCGCGATGGGTCTCACCCTCGAGAGCGACGTGCACCGCGCTGTCACACGTGCCGCCGCGCTCGACTCGCTGATGGGTTCCCATCACCATCTCGCCCGACAACTCGGCCACGACCTCGTGTCCGGTGCGCAGCCTCCGCTGCCGATCGTCGAAATCTGA
- a CDS encoding acyl-CoA dehydrogenase family protein, producing the protein MNPSNVAGQAADHREFAKQLHAELAVPTSPDESDRYARWRNTRYATEEEQIAADAQLMAELNGSGWNRFGWPAEVGGLGGDVRHRAVLYEELAAAGLAIPQPTLLLETLGPPLVKFAPALAADLLPRALAGAEWWGQGFSEPEAGSDLASLRTRAVRDGDHYVVSGQKLWTSHGDTASRYVCLVRTGTPESRHRGLSMIVIDRDLPGVTVRPIAIASGRNKLAEVYFDEVRVGVDRLVGTENGGWAVATYLLQFERSVYAWQSAATAFGRFRALVDAAKQNSQADGLVSRIGALYADLVTLRARSAATLRRLADGAPVGPEASIDKIALARVEIGLYDLAAELHGTDFLFGDSAEMNEWRDEWWYSRSATILGGSAEVQRTILADHVLGLPKETVR; encoded by the coding sequence ATGAACCCGTCGAACGTCGCGGGACAGGCTGCGGATCATCGCGAGTTCGCGAAGCAGTTGCACGCCGAGCTCGCAGTGCCCACATCACCCGACGAGTCCGACCGATATGCGCGATGGCGCAACACCCGCTACGCGACCGAAGAAGAACAGATCGCCGCCGACGCCCAGCTGATGGCAGAGCTCAACGGATCGGGCTGGAATCGTTTCGGCTGGCCCGCGGAGGTCGGCGGCCTCGGCGGCGACGTGCGTCATCGCGCGGTGCTCTACGAGGAGCTGGCAGCGGCCGGCCTCGCGATCCCGCAACCCACGCTGCTGCTCGAAACCCTCGGACCACCGTTGGTGAAGTTCGCACCGGCGCTCGCTGCCGATCTGCTCCCTCGCGCGCTCGCGGGTGCCGAATGGTGGGGCCAAGGGTTCTCCGAGCCCGAAGCGGGTAGCGACCTCGCGTCACTGCGCACCCGTGCCGTCCGCGACGGCGACCACTATGTCGTCTCGGGGCAGAAGCTCTGGACAAGTCACGGCGACACCGCCTCCCGATACGTCTGCCTGGTGCGGACCGGCACCCCCGAGTCTCGCCACCGCGGGTTGTCGATGATCGTGATCGACCGTGACCTCCCCGGCGTCACGGTCCGCCCGATCGCCATCGCGAGTGGTCGCAACAAACTGGCCGAGGTGTACTTCGACGAGGTACGCGTCGGCGTTGATCGCCTGGTGGGCACGGAGAACGGTGGTTGGGCTGTGGCAACCTACCTGCTGCAGTTCGAGAGGTCGGTCTACGCATGGCAGTCGGCCGCGACCGCTTTCGGACGGTTCCGCGCACTTGTCGACGCTGCCAAGCAGAACTCGCAGGCCGACGGCCTCGTCTCGCGGATCGGAGCCCTGTACGCCGACCTGGTCACGTTGCGTGCCCGCAGCGCAGCGACTCTGCGCAGGCTCGCCGACGGAGCTCCCGTCGGCCCGGAGGCGAGCATCGACAAGATCGCACTCGCGCGCGTGGAGATCGGACTGTACGACCTCGCCGCCGAGCTCCACGGCACCGACTTCCTGTTCGGCGATTCGGCCGAGATGAACGAATGGCGCGACGAATGGTGGTACAGCCGATCGGCCACGATTCTCGGTGGGTCGGCGGAGGTGCAGCGCACCATCCTCGCTGACCACGTGCTCGGACTACCGAAAGAGACTGTCAGATGA
- a CDS encoding acyl-CoA dehydrogenase family protein, translating to MELMSDQEQVEFRTMIRDGLARVAPVETTRHLVTEGRRGDEQLRDRLVELGLPGLVVAEERGGAGAGATALGILLEEAGRVLLPAAYLSSATVAPFLLGHDDSGRAADVLAGVAAGVGRVAFADVDVRGAARTELENGPGGPTVTGSKAAVIDGDLATDLLVTATRGGESVVVLVDAHSPGLVIEELPCLDETRPVVQMRFDHVSGEPLKIAEVDRVLDDARALLRLSLAAEASGQIAACLDLSVEYAKSRRQFGRAIGGFQAIKHRCADMFVAAQAASASVAAAFAAWDEQPEQRGLIAEAATAYCLQAGFDAAASTMQIHGGVAFTAEALPQLFLKRAKATQLLAGGMDAEVARLADLVFDEGRDPLEPILGAAS from the coding sequence ATGGAACTGATGTCGGACCAAGAGCAGGTGGAGTTCCGCACGATGATTCGCGATGGGCTCGCGCGCGTCGCCCCGGTCGAGACCACCCGACACCTGGTGACCGAAGGTCGTCGTGGCGATGAGCAGTTGCGCGACCGGCTTGTCGAATTGGGATTGCCGGGGCTCGTGGTCGCCGAGGAACGCGGAGGGGCCGGTGCCGGTGCGACGGCGTTGGGAATCCTCCTGGAGGAGGCTGGGCGAGTACTGTTGCCCGCTGCGTACCTGTCGTCGGCGACAGTCGCTCCGTTTCTGTTGGGGCACGACGACTCCGGGCGGGCTGCCGATGTCCTCGCCGGCGTGGCCGCGGGAGTCGGTCGGGTGGCCTTTGCCGACGTCGACGTGCGCGGCGCGGCACGCACCGAGCTCGAGAACGGTCCGGGGGGTCCCACCGTGACCGGAAGCAAGGCTGCCGTCATCGACGGGGACCTCGCGACAGATCTTCTCGTCACCGCCACCCGAGGCGGTGAGTCGGTCGTCGTCCTGGTTGATGCTCATTCGCCGGGGCTGGTGATCGAGGAACTTCCTTGCCTCGATGAGACGCGACCGGTGGTGCAGATGCGGTTCGACCACGTGTCGGGGGAACCACTGAAGATCGCCGAGGTGGATCGGGTGCTCGACGACGCCCGAGCGCTGCTCCGACTCTCGCTGGCTGCGGAGGCTTCGGGGCAGATCGCCGCCTGCCTCGACCTTTCGGTGGAGTACGCCAAGAGCCGCAGGCAATTCGGCCGTGCCATCGGCGGCTTCCAGGCGATCAAGCATCGTTGCGCCGACATGTTCGTGGCAGCTCAGGCCGCCTCCGCCTCGGTGGCAGCGGCTTTCGCAGCGTGGGACGAGCAGCCCGAGCAACGCGGGCTGATCGCCGAGGCGGCGACGGCCTACTGTCTGCAAGCGGGCTTCGACGCGGCGGCCTCGACCATGCAGATCCACGGCGGCGTCGCGTTCACCGCGGAGGCGTTGCCGCAGCTCTTCCTCAAGAGGGCGAAAGCCACGCAGCTGCTGGCGGGCGGGATGGATGCCGAGGTCGCGCGGCTGGCCGACCTCGTCTTCGACGAGGGCCGCGACCCGCTCGAGCCGATCCTCGGTGCGGCTTCCTGA
- a CDS encoding acyl-CoA dehydrogenase family protein yields MTTMSAPADVTPESLTQFVDEARTFLDRHAERRSPTALSWGEGDDHTGYFSDDPPEVERMNVDAARRWQRTRYENGFGWITGPLTYGGRELTPVHELIYDQIEAGYAVADTGVLSLIGLGMIGPTILTHARDDIKERYLPAMYRGDAIACQLFSEPGAGSDLAGVRTRAERIDDGWVLRGQKVWTSVAHHAQLGMALCRTDSDAPKHKGITAFLVDMSSPGVEVRPLRQMSGGAEFNEVFLTDVRVPDSHRLGEVNGGWRVALTTLMNERASVGGESSSTGVARVLSDGFLASLLRATGHRTDGAARRRLAEITADLTAAEYLNRQTLRKLRAGAEPGPEASVSKMLWAQNLTRVAHFAAELVGPKLTADTGEWGTFSWNELLLSTPAFRILGGTEEIMKNILGERVLGLPKEPS; encoded by the coding sequence ATGACCACCATGAGCGCGCCTGCGGACGTGACACCCGAATCTCTCACCCAGTTCGTTGATGAGGCACGCACCTTCCTGGACCGTCACGCCGAACGACGCTCCCCCACCGCGCTGTCCTGGGGTGAGGGCGACGACCACACCGGCTACTTCTCCGACGATCCCCCGGAAGTAGAACGCATGAACGTCGACGCGGCCCGCCGGTGGCAACGAACGCGCTACGAGAACGGCTTCGGATGGATCACGGGGCCACTCACATACGGCGGCCGCGAGCTCACTCCCGTCCACGAACTCATCTATGACCAGATCGAAGCCGGATACGCGGTGGCCGACACCGGCGTGCTTTCGCTCATCGGCCTCGGCATGATCGGTCCGACCATCCTGACCCACGCCCGCGATGACATCAAGGAGCGCTACCTCCCGGCGATGTATCGCGGCGATGCGATCGCGTGCCAACTGTTCAGTGAGCCCGGCGCCGGTTCCGATCTGGCCGGCGTGCGCACCAGAGCCGAGCGCATCGACGACGGCTGGGTACTGCGGGGACAGAAAGTCTGGACGTCGGTCGCCCACCACGCCCAACTCGGGATGGCTCTGTGCCGCACCGATTCTGATGCTCCCAAACACAAAGGAATCACGGCGTTTCTGGTCGACATGTCGTCGCCGGGCGTCGAGGTGCGTCCGCTGCGCCAGATGAGTGGCGGCGCCGAGTTCAACGAGGTCTTCCTGACCGATGTCCGCGTCCCCGACAGTCATCGTCTCGGAGAGGTCAACGGCGGATGGCGGGTCGCGTTGACCACCCTGATGAACGAACGTGCCAGCGTCGGTGGCGAGAGTTCGTCGACCGGTGTGGCCAGGGTTCTGTCCGACGGCTTCCTGGCTTCCCTGCTCCGCGCGACCGGACACCGCACCGACGGCGCCGCACGCCGTCGGCTTGCGGAGATCACCGCCGATCTCACCGCTGCGGAGTATCTCAACCGCCAGACGCTTCGCAAGCTACGGGCAGGTGCCGAGCCAGGCCCGGAGGCATCCGTCTCCAAAATGCTGTGGGCCCAGAACCTCACGCGCGTAGCACATTTTGCTGCCGAACTCGTCGGACCGAAGCTGACCGCCGATACCGGTGAGTGGGGAACGTTCTCATGGAACGAACTCCTGCTCTCCACCCCGGCATTCCGCATCCTCGGCGGCACCGAGGAGATCATGAAGAACATCCTGGGCGAGCGGGTCCTGGGGCTACCGAAGGAACCGTCATGA